A single Halobellus ruber DNA region contains:
- a CDS encoding DUF7310 family coiled-coil domain-containing protein yields MPTEPFPAESTATDRRVADYDPDSTEQTESDPDDGSDPKSTGEEDTAGRDGDRVAALERRVADLEAELEAVRGLLDGVDAVDETVERRASAALAKAEALEERFEPEKTGLVRERLPDAGDDGREAGDDRADRRREDPRDPSPDSRRPGSRGRNGNDSEGRGRVGRTDGREAGNGTSPGAIGGTRRRPDGADATDEEPADTGAISSVDTERSDADTGAEGSLAARLRDAFR; encoded by the coding sequence ATGCCGACCGAGCCGTTCCCGGCCGAGTCGACCGCGACCGACCGACGCGTCGCCGACTACGACCCCGACAGCACCGAGCAGACGGAGTCCGACCCCGACGACGGATCCGACCCGAAGTCGACAGGCGAGGAGGACACCGCCGGTCGTGACGGCGACCGGGTGGCGGCGCTCGAACGCCGGGTAGCCGACCTCGAAGCCGAACTCGAAGCGGTGCGGGGCCTCCTCGACGGCGTGGACGCGGTCGACGAGACGGTCGAGCGTCGGGCGTCGGCCGCGCTCGCGAAGGCCGAAGCGCTGGAGGAACGGTTCGAACCTGAAAAAACGGGGCTGGTCCGCGAGCGCCTCCCGGATGCGGGCGACGACGGGCGGGAGGCCGGAGACGACCGAGCGGATCGGCGCCGGGAAGACCCCCGCGACCCCAGTCCGGATTCGCGGAGACCGGGGTCACGAGGTCGGAACGGGAACGACTCGGAAGGCCGCGGACGTGTCGGTCGAACCGACGGACGCGAAGCCGGAAACGGGACGTCGCCGGGGGCGATCGGAGGCACCCGGAGACGGCCTGACGGAGCGGATGCGACCGACGAGGAACCGGCCGATACCGGCGCGATCAGCAGCGTCGACACCGAGAGGAGTGACGCCGACACCGGAGCCGAGGGGTCGCTCGCGGCCCGACTCCGCGACGCGTTCCGGTGA
- a CDS encoding type II secretion system protein: MAGWYPGDVEPTPELRRALAFLDSDLGADIVVRAGYVVAAPTAIACLVALVAVGVPLPAAVPAGVGIGLGATHTCHRLPVAAATLRRTRALGDAPGLVARAALRLRLAATPERAATFAARTGSGPLARSLAAHADRTRGESATGLGGFADEWRSWFPALDRSVSLLEAAVDAPPDERDRALDRALETVLDGARDEMAAFAGEVRAPASGIYAFGVLLPLALVGVVPAARAGGVSVPSAAFVTLYDIVLPVGLLGAGAWLLLRRPIALPPARVRSDHPDVPSGTFRGLLAGGAGLVGGGAVGAVVASWAIPVAAVGLGVGAGLTAHYRPMARVRADVRAIESGIDDATAVVGRRVAAGESVETAIESAADATTGRTSHLFATAAGVQRRLRVGVRRAFLGERGALADVPSPRTRATASLLAVAAAQGRPAGATLVTLADHLTELRRVEAEARRELAAITGTLRHTAAVFAPLVGGATVAMATQMAASETTLSGGGSIAGAAPGGAVLPPSTLGVAVGVYVLALAAILTAVAVGLDRGLDRALVGYRVGLALLSATPTYLVAFLAASMLF; this comes from the coding sequence ATGGCGGGGTGGTATCCGGGCGACGTCGAGCCCACGCCGGAACTCCGCCGGGCGCTCGCGTTCCTCGACAGCGACCTCGGAGCCGACATCGTGGTTCGTGCCGGATACGTCGTCGCGGCGCCGACGGCGATCGCGTGTCTGGTCGCGCTCGTCGCCGTCGGAGTCCCACTCCCGGCGGCAGTCCCCGCCGGCGTCGGGATCGGGCTCGGAGCGACACACACGTGCCACCGGCTTCCTGTGGCTGCGGCGACGCTCCGCCGGACCCGCGCGCTCGGCGACGCCCCGGGGCTCGTCGCGCGGGCGGCGCTCCGACTCAGGCTGGCGGCGACGCCGGAGCGGGCGGCGACCTTCGCGGCGCGGACGGGGTCGGGGCCGTTGGCCCGGAGCCTCGCGGCCCACGCCGACCGGACGCGCGGGGAGTCGGCGACCGGACTCGGGGGGTTCGCCGACGAGTGGCGGTCGTGGTTCCCCGCGTTGGATCGGTCGGTGTCGCTGCTCGAAGCCGCCGTGGACGCGCCGCCCGACGAACGGGACCGCGCTCTCGACCGCGCGCTGGAGACAGTACTCGACGGTGCCCGCGACGAGATGGCCGCCTTCGCGGGCGAGGTTCGCGCCCCCGCGAGCGGGATCTACGCGTTCGGCGTGCTCCTGCCGCTCGCGCTCGTCGGCGTCGTGCCCGCGGCCCGCGCCGGCGGCGTCTCGGTTCCGTCGGCGGCGTTCGTGACGCTATACGACATCGTCCTCCCCGTCGGGCTGCTCGGCGCGGGCGCGTGGCTCCTCCTCCGGCGCCCGATCGCGCTGCCGCCGGCGCGGGTCCGGTCCGACCACCCGGACGTACCGTCCGGGACGTTTCGGGGGCTCCTCGCCGGGGGTGCCGGACTCGTCGGCGGCGGTGCCGTCGGGGCGGTCGTCGCGTCGTGGGCCATTCCCGTTGCAGCGGTCGGACTCGGCGTCGGAGCCGGGCTCACAGCTCACTATCGCCCGATGGCTCGGGTCCGCGCCGACGTCCGTGCGATCGAATCAGGGATCGACGACGCGACTGCGGTAGTCGGACGGCGGGTCGCCGCCGGGGAGTCCGTCGAGACCGCAATCGAGTCGGCCGCCGACGCCACGACGGGACGGACCAGCCACCTGTTCGCGACGGCCGCGGGCGTCCAGCGTCGGCTCCGGGTCGGCGTCCGGCGGGCGTTCCTCGGCGAACGCGGCGCGCTCGCGGACGTTCCGAGCCCACGGACGCGGGCGACGGCCTCGCTTCTCGCGGTCGCGGCCGCACAGGGGCGGCCGGCCGGCGCCACGCTCGTCACGCTGGCTGACCACCTCACGGAACTCCGCCGCGTCGAGGCCGAAGCGCGCCGGGAACTCGCCGCGATAACGGGGACGCTACGGCACACGGCCGCGGTGTTCGCCCCGCTCGTCGGCGGCGCGACCGTGGCGATGGCGACACAGATGGCCGCCTCGGAGACGACGCTCTCGGGCGGCGGGTCGATCGCCGGGGCGGCCCCGGGTGGCGCGGTCCTCCCGCCATCGACGCTCGGCGTCGCCGTCGGCGTCTACGTGCTCGCGTTGGCGGCGATCCTCACCGCCGTCGCGGTCGGCCTCGACCGCGGGCTCGACCGGGCGCTGGTCGGGTACCGGGTCGGACTGGCGCTGTTGTCGGCGACCCCGACCTACCTGGTCGCGTTCCTGGCTGCGTCGATGCTCTTCTGA
- a CDS encoding DUF7284 family protein: MNAAIDAVVALLLISAAVGVVVTGGTTTPEPEPDRADATADAVAATTATVNYSLVSGVRELNRSAGGTERRIRAGNPELHRTTHGSLAGLLARAATASSGVVADGESGQPEREPLTRTWAGFRRAVRDAVRARVGARVRIDAVWRPYPDAPVGGRVGVGPEPPGDGVHAATLTIPTGVEPVPVEATVAFETLGHAVAARTVEILVPQDAARVTLRGDDPEASLLAHRYTRLARATNASVSGPLATEDTDAANARLTDALATRMTAALRAEYDSPSRAADAVSVSSVRIVVRTWAAGGA, encoded by the coding sequence ATGAACGCCGCGATCGACGCGGTCGTCGCCCTGCTCCTGATCTCGGCAGCCGTCGGCGTGGTTGTGACCGGCGGGACGACGACGCCCGAACCGGAACCGGACCGCGCCGACGCTACCGCCGACGCGGTCGCAGCGACGACGGCGACGGTGAACTACTCGCTCGTCTCCGGGGTACGCGAGCTGAACCGGTCGGCTGGAGGGACCGAGCGCCGGATTCGGGCCGGGAACCCCGAACTCCATCGGACGACGCACGGCAGCCTCGCTGGGCTGCTCGCGCGGGCCGCGACGGCGTCGAGCGGCGTGGTCGCCGACGGGGAGTCCGGGCAGCCCGAGCGGGAGCCGCTCACGCGGACCTGGGCGGGGTTCCGACGCGCCGTGCGCGACGCGGTCCGAGCCCGGGTGGGGGCGAGAGTCAGGATCGACGCCGTGTGGCGGCCCTACCCCGACGCACCGGTCGGTGGGCGCGTCGGAGTCGGCCCGGAGCCTCCGGGCGACGGCGTCCACGCTGCGACCCTCACGATCCCGACGGGGGTCGAACCTGTCCCCGTCGAAGCGACGGTGGCGTTCGAGACGCTCGGGCACGCCGTGGCCGCACGGACCGTGGAGATACTGGTGCCGCAGGACGCCGCGCGGGTCACGCTCCGCGGCGACGATCCGGAGGCGTCGCTCCTTGCACACCGCTACACCCGGCTCGCGAGGGCGACGAACGCGTCGGTCTCGGGACCGCTCGCGACCGAGGATACCGACGCGGCGAACGCACGGCTCACCGACGCGCTTGCCACGCGGATGACGGCGGCGCTCAGAGCGGAGTACGATAGCCCGAGCCGGGCAGCGGACGCGGTCTCGGTGTCGTCGGTTCGGATCGTCGTCAGAACCTGGGCCGCGGGGGGCGCGTGA
- a CDS encoding DUF7286 family protein, protein MRLAEDDRARVPFALIGVLLLVGSATFAASLSTRGPSPVDASADAAAERVDAGATAALRTAVREAARAAARAPVTVAAEEGPGSALAGSNTFRRYLRLRIFLAARDAVEPVDHRRGDAVARVSLGESVDTTAAAIDRVSVSAVDRGTELRATVRGLVLRVERDGRVVDTRRLNRTVTVAVPVLALHDRTVAFQQRLNADPLESPGLARRMTVGLAAVAQARGLGQYAGLPISNVVANRHVALSTNAGLLDAQRAAFGRTDPDAAAGVRAATLRTGMTDLLSPHADSRVVSAATGQLPDPNAAERTADGESGDALPATRTVSVGVNGTADAAFLSLLRGEDGERLESIRRGGYGATVSVGADRRTVRREHRPGPDPPGENWALAYASVSTDVSVIGGGSVRPLDRIGTGQRLLYRATRRVVERHTVERTWVKPNVSTRTTAASWRDVYRVRVTATARLDGSRAPARSVRPVFEHGGRLAGPNLRDANAVSRRLLADLGGADGIARNAVTGGATSASAPVTGDRPDDLEPWLYRDLATLRERVRNVSVTVAASDAATAGDNGAARLAAAVRHRRAELVDAPREYDGVADRTRVAARAAYVDRVLARLEARAERTDRRNDGIGQALDTAGIAPDRANALADLTPEPPAPRDATGTDSGVRGETVLVPDGDPAYLAPGPVGGEVVDGIADDEQYVGLAVRNLNVFAVPYGDAADLVTRTLLGDPGRVSLHAAGGALVAADRTLAAHPDPTLRSRRDALEPKVERSMRAVRRTAMKTLARETALADAERRDVVDRAFGRWGGPGERALAATNGSLARATAAVAASRLSAGDAGDGVTEDRLRTALRVDLRRIVTAERVRVSEGAVEDAVSTRRELIEREANKVAETATGKAIRRGTGGKVGGVPAGLPISPTFSPWVATVNVWVIESRGAYGRFAVSTESGSTTYVRDGRQVALDVDGDNVAEPIGRNERIEFSVRTVAVVAVPSGGLGVGDTDGNADERSVAWSDPEPGPRCLTPTGECPRE, encoded by the coding sequence ATGCGTCTCGCCGAGGACGACCGCGCGCGGGTTCCGTTTGCCCTGATCGGCGTGCTGTTGCTCGTCGGGAGCGCGACGTTCGCGGCGTCGCTGTCGACGCGCGGCCCCTCGCCGGTCGATGCCTCCGCTGACGCCGCAGCGGAACGGGTCGATGCCGGGGCGACCGCCGCGCTTCGCACCGCCGTCCGGGAGGCCGCCCGCGCAGCCGCACGCGCTCCGGTTACCGTCGCCGCCGAGGAGGGCCCGGGGAGCGCGCTCGCGGGGTCGAACACCTTCCGCCGGTATCTCCGGCTCCGGATCTTCCTTGCGGCTCGGGATGCGGTCGAACCGGTCGACCATCGCCGCGGCGACGCCGTCGCTCGCGTCTCGCTGGGGGAGTCGGTCGACACCACCGCCGCGGCCATAGACCGCGTGTCGGTGTCGGCCGTCGACAGGGGGACCGAACTCCGCGCGACGGTCCGGGGGCTCGTCCTCCGCGTCGAGCGCGACGGCCGCGTCGTCGATACCCGGCGTCTGAACCGGACCGTGACCGTCGCGGTCCCGGTGCTGGCGCTCCACGACCGGACGGTCGCGTTCCAACAGCGGCTGAACGCCGACCCGCTCGAGTCGCCCGGCCTCGCGCGGCGGATGACGGTCGGACTCGCCGCCGTAGCGCAGGCCCGTGGCCTCGGACAGTACGCCGGGCTGCCGATCTCGAACGTCGTCGCCAACCGTCACGTCGCGCTCTCGACGAACGCAGGGCTGCTCGACGCACAGCGGGCGGCGTTCGGCCGCACCGATCCCGATGCGGCCGCGGGGGTGCGCGCTGCGACGCTGCGGACCGGGATGACAGACCTGCTGTCACCACACGCCGACTCGCGGGTCGTTTCCGCGGCGACGGGCCAGCTCCCGGACCCGAACGCGGCAGAACGGACGGCGGACGGCGAATCAGGTGACGCGCTGCCGGCCACGCGGACGGTGTCGGTCGGGGTGAACGGGACCGCCGACGCGGCGTTCCTGTCGCTGCTCCGCGGCGAAGACGGGGAGCGTCTCGAATCGATCCGTCGGGGCGGGTACGGCGCGACCGTGTCGGTCGGCGCCGATCGCCGGACCGTCAGACGCGAACACCGGCCGGGCCCGGATCCCCCGGGCGAGAACTGGGCGCTGGCGTACGCGTCCGTCTCGACTGACGTCTCCGTGATCGGGGGCGGGAGCGTCCGCCCGCTCGACCGCATCGGCACGGGCCAGCGGCTGCTCTACCGGGCCACCCGCCGTGTCGTCGAGCGCCACACAGTCGAGCGTACCTGGGTCAAGCCCAACGTCAGCACGCGGACGACCGCCGCCTCGTGGCGCGACGTCTACCGGGTTCGCGTGACCGCAACCGCGCGGCTCGACGGCAGTCGCGCGCCCGCCCGCTCGGTCCGGCCGGTCTTCGAGCACGGCGGCAGGCTCGCCGGTCCGAACCTCCGGGACGCGAACGCCGTGAGCCGGCGGCTCCTCGCCGACCTCGGCGGCGCAGACGGGATCGCACGGAACGCGGTGACTGGCGGGGCGACGAGCGCCTCGGCCCCGGTGACCGGCGACCGCCCGGACGACCTCGAACCGTGGCTCTACCGGGACCTCGCGACCCTCCGCGAGCGGGTTCGGAACGTCTCGGTGACGGTCGCCGCCAGCGACGCCGCCACGGCCGGCGACAACGGCGCAGCCAGGCTGGCCGCCGCCGTCCGCCACCGGCGGGCGGAACTCGTCGATGCGCCTCGGGAGTACGACGGGGTCGCAGATCGAACCAGGGTCGCCGCCCGTGCGGCCTACGTCGATCGGGTGCTCGCCCGTCTCGAGGCCCGCGCCGAGCGGACCGACCGGCGGAACGACGGCATCGGCCAAGCGCTCGATACGGCGGGGATCGCCCCCGACCGTGCGAACGCGCTCGCTGATCTCACGCCCGAACCGCCAGCACCCCGCGACGCTACCGGAACCGACTCGGGGGTCCGCGGGGAGACGGTGCTGGTTCCCGACGGCGACCCGGCGTACCTCGCGCCGGGACCGGTCGGGGGGGAGGTCGTCGACGGGATCGCCGACGACGAGCAGTACGTCGGCCTCGCGGTCAGGAACCTGAACGTCTTCGCGGTGCCGTACGGCGACGCCGCTGATCTCGTCACCCGGACGCTGCTCGGCGACCCCGGCCGCGTCTCGCTGCACGCCGCCGGCGGGGCGCTCGTCGCGGCCGACCGGACGCTCGCCGCCCATCCCGACCCGACGCTCCGAAGCCGGCGCGACGCGCTCGAACCGAAGGTGGAACGCTCGATGCGGGCGGTCAGACGGACGGCGATGAAGACGCTTGCCCGTGAGACCGCACTCGCGGACGCGGAACGGCGCGACGTCGTCGACCGCGCGTTCGGTCGGTGGGGCGGTCCCGGGGAGCGCGCGCTCGCCGCCACGAACGGGTCGCTGGCGCGGGCGACGGCCGCCGTGGCGGCCTCGCGGCTGTCGGCCGGCGACGCCGGCGACGGGGTTACGGAGGACCGGCTACGGACCGCGCTCCGGGTCGACCTCCGCCGAATCGTTACCGCCGAGCGGGTTCGGGTCTCCGAGGGCGCCGTCGAGGACGCGGTCTCGACGAGACGCGAGCTCATCGAGCGGGAGGCGAACAAGGTTGCGGAGACGGCCACCGGGAAGGCCATCCGGCGGGGGACCGGGGGTAAGGTCGGCGGGGTTCCGGCCGGGCTCCCGATCTCGCCGACGTTCAGTCCGTGGGTCGCGACGGTCAACGTCTGGGTGATCGAGTCACGTGGCGCCTACGGGCGGTTCGCGGTGTCCACCGAGTCCGGATCGACGACCTACGTCCGCGACGGACGGCAAGTCGCACTCGACGTCGACGGCGACAACGTCGCGGAGCCGATCGGCAGAAACGAGCGGATCGAGTTCAGCGTACGCACGGTGGCGGTCGTGGCCGTGCCGTCCGGCGGGCTCGGCGTCGGCGACACCGACGGGAACGCCGACGAGCGGTCGGTCGCGTGGAGTGATCCCGAGCCGGGACCACGCTGTCTGACGCCGACCGGGGAGTGTCCGCGCGAGTAG
- a CDS encoding DUF7311 family protein translates to MIRLVVAAALAVATLAVALPAVDDARAARTDAAIEGTVDRIERAGRSLATTEDATATRETAATRRIEFRLPARSIAAAKPAFVAVGGQPDGPGDRPTVTYAVSSSRRRHLRLPVPLRTPEGPVVFREPGRHAVSLALVRSNDGPELVVTRAAGW, encoded by the coding sequence GTGATCCGGCTGGTCGTCGCCGCCGCGCTCGCGGTCGCGACCCTGGCGGTCGCCCTCCCGGCCGTCGACGACGCTCGGGCGGCCCGGACGGACGCGGCGATCGAGGGAACGGTCGACCGGATCGAGCGCGCCGGCCGGTCGCTCGCAACGACAGAGGACGCGACAGCGACGCGAGAGACGGCGGCGACCCGACGGATCGAGTTCAGGCTGCCGGCACGGTCGATCGCCGCCGCGAAGCCGGCGTTCGTCGCGGTCGGCGGCCAGCCGGACGGACCGGGGGATCGCCCGACCGTCACCTACGCCGTGTCGTCGTCCCGCCGTCGACACCTCCGGCTTCCGGTCCCCCTTCGAACGCCCGAGGGGCCCGTCGTCTTCCGGGAGCCCGGCCGGCACGCGGTGTCGCTGGCACTGGTTCGCAGCAACGACGGTCCCGAACTCGTGGTCACCAGGGCCGCCGGCTGGTGA
- a CDS encoding DUF7285 family protein produces MSFSSTREGGRGQTTPIVALVALFAVCAGVSLYATTLVDVTPTGTGNALAEPTLERVYDAVSEGAVVSPVGLSRAERVAPDGYRLAVAVTIDDGRWTNGIRPPSGTAGVDTAVRPVAVSTADGSVSWGRLRVWVWR; encoded by the coding sequence ATGTCGTTCTCGTCGACGCGTGAGGGGGGCCGCGGGCAGACGACGCCGATCGTCGCCTTGGTCGCCCTGTTTGCGGTCTGTGCCGGCGTCTCGCTGTACGCGACGACGCTGGTCGACGTGACGCCGACCGGGACGGGGAACGCGCTGGCGGAACCGACGCTGGAGCGCGTCTACGACGCCGTGAGCGAGGGGGCCGTGGTGTCGCCGGTCGGGCTGTCCCGGGCCGAACGCGTGGCCCCCGACGGCTACCGGCTCGCGGTGGCGGTCACCATCGACGACGGGCGGTGGACCAACGGGATTCGGCCGCCCTCTGGAACCGCCGGCGTCGACACCGCTGTCCGGCCAGTGGCGGTGTCAACCGCGGACGGAAGTGTGAGCTGGGGACGCCTCCGGGTTTGGGTGTGGCGATGA
- a CDS encoding tubulin/FtsZ family protein, translating into MKSLLIGVGQAGGKLARELIEYDDRMGFGAVRGAVGVNTAAADLRGLPFETVLVGRDRVNGQGVGGDNELGAEVMEADAREVLASLEGRITAGIESIFVVAGLGGGTGSGGAPVLTRELARVYDVPIYGLGVLPGRDEGAMYQVNAGRSLKTFAREADALLLVDNDAFRSAGESVTEGFDAINREVARRLGLLLAAGENVEGVGESVVDSSEIINTLRDGGIAALGYAAADAAPDAEANINTVTSITRRAVLTGSSLPDATDADAALLVVAGDPDAVPRKGVERARRWIEEETGSLQVRGGDFPLSSDRLAALVLLGGVERSERIQSFMERAAEAQAAEDGEDASGDSGAQWASDDLDDLV; encoded by the coding sequence ATGAAGTCCCTCCTGATCGGCGTCGGCCAGGCCGGCGGGAAACTCGCCCGCGAACTGATCGAGTACGACGACCGGATGGGGTTCGGCGCCGTCCGCGGCGCGGTCGGCGTCAACACCGCAGCCGCCGACCTCCGCGGACTCCCGTTCGAGACCGTCCTCGTCGGACGGGATCGCGTGAACGGCCAGGGCGTCGGCGGCGACAACGAACTCGGTGCGGAGGTGATGGAGGCGGACGCCCGCGAGGTGCTCGCGTCCCTCGAGGGCCGGATCACCGCGGGGATCGAGTCGATCTTCGTCGTCGCCGGGCTGGGCGGCGGCACCGGCAGCGGCGGCGCGCCCGTGCTCACCCGCGAACTCGCCCGGGTCTACGACGTCCCGATCTACGGCCTCGGCGTCCTGCCCGGACGCGACGAGGGCGCGATGTACCAGGTCAACGCCGGACGGTCGCTAAAGACCTTCGCCCGCGAGGCCGACGCCCTGCTCTTAGTCGACAACGACGCGTTCCGGTCGGCGGGCGAGAGCGTCACCGAGGGGTTCGACGCGATCAACCGGGAGGTCGCGCGGCGCCTCGGACTGCTGTTGGCCGCCGGCGAGAACGTCGAGGGGGTCGGCGAGAGCGTGGTCGACTCCTCGGAGATAATCAACACCCTGCGGGACGGGGGGATCGCGGCGCTGGGGTACGCCGCTGCGGACGCCGCCCCCGACGCCGAGGCGAACATCAACACCGTGACGAGCATCACCCGGCGTGCGGTCCTCACCGGATCGAGCCTCCCCGACGCCACCGACGCCGACGCCGCGCTCCTCGTCGTTGCGGGCGACCCCGACGCCGTCCCGCGAAAGGGCGTCGAGCGCGCCCGGCGGTGGATCGAGGAGGAGACCGGAAGCCTGCAGGTCCGGGGCGGCGACTTCCCGCTGTCGAGCGACCGACTCGCCGCCCTCGTCCTGCTCGGCGGCGTCGAACGGTCCGAGCGGATCCAGTCGTTTATGGAACGCGCCGCGGAGGCACAGGCGGCCGAGGACGGCGAGGACGCGTCCGGCGACTCCGGGGCTCAGTGGGCGAGCGACGACCTCGACGACTTAGTGTAG
- a CDS encoding DUF7283 family protein, protein MFDFAMEAWYGWLGLSMAGVALFGAAAGLPTAPPPDAGAAGATIDRVAAAEYTATAEHPLDAAEIKLGTRRIGLRSDAGTAHATLSFGPVTPVPADESSLRDVLYGTPPERAFGSPEEFRQSVVHARADAADASWRPVDRTLIVRRVTWEGVNVVLVDA, encoded by the coding sequence GTGTTCGACTTCGCTATGGAAGCGTGGTACGGGTGGCTCGGGCTGTCGATGGCGGGCGTCGCGCTCTTCGGCGCGGCGGCGGGGCTGCCCACGGCACCGCCGCCCGATGCCGGCGCTGCCGGCGCAACGATTGACCGCGTCGCCGCCGCCGAGTACACCGCGACGGCGGAGCATCCGCTGGACGCGGCCGAGATCAAACTCGGGACGCGCCGGATCGGGCTCCGGTCGGACGCCGGCACAGCCCACGCGACGCTGTCCTTCGGTCCGGTCACGCCCGTCCCTGCGGACGAGTCGTCGCTGCGGGACGTACTGTACGGGACCCCGCCGGAACGGGCCTTCGGATCGCCCGAGGAGTTCCGCCAGTCGGTCGTCCACGCGCGGGCCGATGCCGCCGACGCGTCGTGGCGCCCCGTCGATCGCACACTGATCGTCCGCCGGGTCACCTGGGAGGGCGTCAATGTCGTTCTCGTCGACGCGTGA
- a CDS encoding ATPase, T2SS/T4P/T4SS family yields MPLDGIPSLGGDPPGSFAGIAAALGTAVGVVDESESTADGTGDDVEPTCQCRVAVERLGGVTTAEQRVLVVDADDCPGDGDLAASPACRETVIGTLAERDVDGVRTRSDGVERTYDDGSVGLLLAAGRFVERVGFHDRALADRARRDPIAAARRAAGRAGAVARIAAESGVAAGADRVSEQSPSAVIDGRESDGDGRETDATDRDAFRAFVGPTLSKALVSRRLPADATQEAAYELPTNADVRRYLTDDGPVYHLRPVAHDLGTDAMATLAAAYDLLANGSVGGGPRAPGRAVRRVASGDEPVETLAAVLSRHTRGLGVLEHFFADERVSDVVVSAPVSESPIRVVVNGERTRTNVRLTPDGAAALASRFRRESGRSFSRSSPTLDAAVVAETGQQIRVAGVTAPASDGVGFAFRVRDDDAWTLPRLVAAGALRARAAAALSVAIERGAATIVAGTRGAGKTTLLSALLWELPASTRVVTIEDTPELPVAELRDRDRDVQALHTDAGGTVEGGANGESTGRSVSPARALRSALRLGDGALVVGEVRGEEAGALYEAMRVGAHGHAVLGTIHGDSAAAVRERVVSDLGVPASSFAATDLVVTCVRDGDDRHVAAIEEVRGSDGDASFTPLFDRERGELRSTGVLNRGDSAAFERLRGDGESHEALLETVDRRAAGFERLSAAGLTRPADRDRARGGTQR; encoded by the coding sequence ATGCCTCTGGACGGCATCCCGTCGCTCGGGGGTGATCCACCGGGATCGTTTGCCGGGATCGCAGCGGCCCTCGGGACGGCGGTTGGGGTCGTGGACGAGTCGGAATCGACGGCGGACGGGACGGGAGACGACGTGGAGCCGACCTGCCAGTGCCGGGTCGCGGTCGAACGCCTGGGCGGCGTGACCACCGCGGAGCAACGGGTGCTCGTAGTCGACGCCGACGACTGTCCCGGCGACGGCGATCTAGCGGCGAGCCCCGCCTGCCGGGAAACCGTGATCGGCACGCTGGCCGAACGCGACGTGGACGGCGTCAGAACCAGATCCGACGGTGTCGAACGCACCTACGACGACGGCTCAGTCGGGCTGCTTCTGGCTGCGGGCCGGTTCGTCGAGCGGGTGGGATTCCACGACCGGGCGCTCGCGGATCGCGCCCGCCGGGACCCGATCGCCGCCGCCCGCAGGGCGGCCGGACGCGCCGGTGCAGTGGCCCGGATCGCCGCGGAGTCCGGGGTGGCGGCGGGCGCAGATCGGGTCTCGGAGCAGTCACCGTCGGCCGTGATCGACGGGCGGGAATCCGACGGCGACGGGCGGGAAACGGACGCGACCGACCGCGACGCCTTCCGGGCGTTCGTCGGGCCGACGCTCTCGAAAGCCCTGGTTTCGCGGCGACTGCCCGCGGACGCGACACAGGAGGCGGCGTACGAACTCCCAACGAACGCCGACGTCCGCCGCTACCTGACCGACGACGGACCCGTCTACCACCTCCGGCCCGTCGCACACGACCTCGGTACCGACGCGATGGCGACGCTTGCGGCCGCCTACGATCTCCTCGCGAACGGATCGGTCGGCGGCGGTCCCCGGGCGCCCGGACGCGCGGTCCGGCGGGTCGCCAGCGGGGACGAGCCGGTGGAGACGCTAGCGGCGGTGTTGAGCCGTCACACGCGGGGGCTCGGGGTCTTGGAACACTTCTTCGCGGACGAGCGAGTGTCGGACGTGGTCGTCTCGGCACCGGTGTCGGAGTCGCCAATCAGGGTGGTCGTGAACGGCGAGCGGACGCGGACGAACGTCCGGCTGACCCCCGATGGCGCCGCGGCGCTCGCCTCGCGGTTCCGCCGGGAGAGCGGCCGGTCGTTCTCCCGGAGTTCGCCGACGCTCGACGCCGCCGTCGTCGCCGAGACGGGGCAGCAGATCCGGGTCGCGGGGGTGACCGCACCCGCAAGCGACGGCGTCGGGTTCGCGTTTCGTGTCCGCGACGACGACGCGTGGACCCTCCCACGGCTGGTGGCCGCCGGCGCACTCCGAGCGAGGGCCGCCGCCGCGCTCTCCGTGGCGATCGAACGCGGCGCGGCGACCATCGTGGCCGGCACGCGCGGGGCCGGCAAGACCACCCTGTTGAGCGCGCTGCTCTGGGAACTCCCGGCGTCGACGCGGGTCGTGACGATCGAGGACACCCCGGAACTCCCGGTGGCGGAGCTCCGGGATCGCGACCGCGACGTGCAGGCCCTCCACACCGACGCGGGCGGGACCGTCGAAGGGGGGGCAAACGGGGAGTCCACGGGGCGCTCAGTCTCCCCGGCTCGGGCCCTCCGCTCGGCGCTCAGACTGGGGGACGGCGCCCTGGTCGTCGGCGAAGTCCGCGGCGAGGAGGCGGGTGCGCTCTACGAGGCGATGCGGGTCGGCGCGCACGGCCACGCGGTGCTGGGAACGATCCACGGCGATTCCGCGGCCGCAGTGCGAGAGCGCGTCGTCTCCGACCTCGGGGTCCCGGCGTCGTCGTTCGCCGCGACCGATCTGGTGGTGACCTGTGTCCGAGACGGTGACGACCGGCACGTCGCCGCGATCGAGGAGGTCCGCGGTTCCGACGGCGACGCGTCGTTCACGCCGTTGTTCGATCGTGAGAGGGGCGAACTCCGGTCGACCGGCGTCCTCAACCGCGGCGACAGCGCCGCCTTCGAGCGGCTCCGCGGCGACGGGGAGTCCCACGAGGCGCTCCTCGAAACCGTCGATCGGCGCGCCGCCGGATTCGAGCGGCTCTCGGCGGCTGGACTGACCCGACCCGCCGACCGCGACCGGGCGCGAGGGGGCACCCAGCGGTGA